A region from the Halosolutus gelatinilyticus genome encodes:
- a CDS encoding complex I subunit 1/NuoH family protein produces MVGTVPTVPLQETVLLPEKIGELTGLDQFGVAGELVAAFLAAFVVGNLMLAMTGVAGPWAKRKITAAFTDRIAVNRLGPAGILIIVADSVRLLSKELIIPENADRPAYDLAPIVVASSALLGFAVIPMGSGIQLANPEVGLAYVFAVSGIASIGLVMAGYASANKYSMLGGLRAVAQNVAYEIPLVVTGMSVVIFAGSLRMSEIVAAQEGTLVSLGPVAIPEWYAIVNPFAFILFLLANFAEVGRNPFDTPEAPTEIVAGYQTEYSSVYFVLIYLGEFLHIFLGGAIIATIFLGGPAGPGPAELGIVWFIVKIWGVFLLTQWLRSAVPRVRIDQLIEIGWKGLLVLSFANLVLTAVIVGLIA; encoded by the coding sequence ATGGTCGGAACGGTACCGACGGTTCCGCTCCAGGAGACGGTCTTGCTCCCGGAGAAGATCGGCGAGCTGACCGGACTCGATCAGTTCGGCGTGGCCGGCGAACTCGTCGCGGCCTTCCTCGCCGCGTTCGTCGTCGGTAACCTGATGCTCGCGATGACCGGCGTCGCGGGGCCGTGGGCCAAGCGCAAGATCACCGCGGCGTTCACCGATCGGATCGCGGTCAACCGCCTCGGTCCGGCGGGCATCCTGATCATCGTCGCCGACTCCGTGCGACTGCTTTCGAAGGAGCTGATCATCCCGGAGAACGCCGATCGGCCGGCCTACGACCTCGCGCCGATCGTCGTCGCCTCCTCCGCCCTGCTCGGCTTCGCCGTGATTCCGATGGGCAGCGGCATCCAACTGGCCAACCCCGAGGTCGGCCTGGCGTACGTCTTCGCCGTTTCAGGAATCGCGAGCATCGGACTGGTGATGGCCGGCTACGCGTCGGCGAACAAGTATTCGATGCTCGGCGGCCTGCGGGCGGTCGCACAGAACGTCGCCTACGAGATCCCCCTCGTCGTGACGGGGATGTCGGTCGTGATCTTCGCCGGCTCGCTGCGGATGAGCGAGATCGTCGCCGCACAGGAGGGGACGCTCGTCTCGCTCGGTCCGGTCGCGATTCCGGAGTGGTACGCGATCGTCAACCCCTTCGCGTTCATCCTCTTCCTGCTGGCGAACTTCGCGGAGGTCGGCCGGAACCCGTTCGACACGCCCGAGGCGCCGACGGAGATCGTCGCCGGCTACCAGACCGAGTACTCCTCGGTCTACTTCGTGCTGATCTACCTCGGGGAGTTTCTCCACATCTTCCTCGGGGGCGCGATCATCGCGACGATCTTCCTCGGCGGGCCGGCCGGCCCCGGTCCCGCCGAACTCGGGATCGTCTGGTTCATCGTCAAGATATGGGGCGTGTTCCTGCTGACCCAGTGGCTCCGATCGGCGGTACCGCGGGTCCGGATCGACCAGCTGATCGAGATCGGCTGGAAGGGGCTGCTCGTCCTTTCGTTCGCGAACCTCGTGTTGACCGCGGTTATCGTGGGGCTGATAGCATGA
- a CDS encoding NuoI/complex I 23 kDa subunit family protein: MIGILKSMATTMKHALDGSTFTVEYPETAPDVSPRFRGVHKFSQERCIWCRQCENVCPNDTIQIVTDDKRQGEQYNLHIGQCVYCRLCEEVCPVDAILLTQNFEFTADTKHDFIYNKEELKAVPWYKDIDPLESREPDRSAWIGEGEGEVDYQ; the protein is encoded by the coding sequence ATGATCGGGATACTCAAATCGATGGCAACGACGATGAAACACGCGCTGGACGGCTCGACGTTCACGGTCGAGTACCCGGAGACCGCGCCGGACGTCTCGCCGCGATTCCGCGGCGTCCACAAGTTCAGCCAAGAGCGGTGCATCTGGTGTCGCCAGTGCGAGAACGTCTGTCCGAACGACACGATCCAGATCGTGACGGACGACAAGCGACAGGGCGAACAGTACAACCTCCACATCGGCCAGTGCGTCTACTGTCGCCTCTGCGAGGAGGTGTGTCCGGTCGACGCCATCCTCCTGACCCAGAACTTCGAGTTCACCGCGGACACGAAACACGACTTCATCTACAACAAAGAGGAGCTGAAGGCCGTGCCGTGGTACAAGGACATCGATCCGCTCGAGTCTCGGGAACCGGACCGGAGCGCGTGGATCGGCGAGGGCGAAGGGGAGGTCGATTACCAGTGA
- a CDS encoding NADH-quinone oxidoreductase subunit J, which yields MTYELIAFALFAFVTLASALGVVLLRDPWHSALMLGVSLVSVAVHYVMLAAEFVAMMQILVYVGGVLILITFAVMLTQRDDSADADADEVVQA from the coding sequence ATGACATACGAGCTGATCGCGTTCGCGCTGTTCGCGTTCGTCACGCTCGCCAGCGCCCTCGGCGTCGTGCTCCTGCGGGATCCGTGGCACTCGGCGCTGATGCTTGGCGTGTCGCTGGTCAGCGTCGCGGTGCACTACGTGATGCTGGCGGCCGAGTTCGTCGCCATGATGCAGATCCTCGTCTACGTCGGCGGGGTGCTCATCCTCATCACGTTCGCCGTGATGCTGACCCAGCGCGACGACTCGGCGGACGCGGACGCAGACGAGGTGGTACAGGCATGA
- the nuoK gene encoding NADH-quinone oxidoreductase subunit NuoK — MTVAVEYYVLLSMGLFCIGLFGILTRRNALLFLMSVELMLNAANLNLIAFAFYHGNLTGQVFSLFTMALAAAEVAVGLGIILVLYRNFRDVDVTVPTTMRW, encoded by the coding sequence GTGACCGTCGCCGTCGAGTACTACGTGCTGCTGTCGATGGGGCTGTTCTGTATCGGCCTCTTCGGCATTTTGACGCGGCGCAACGCGCTGTTGTTCCTGATGTCCGTCGAACTCATGTTGAACGCGGCGAACCTCAACCTGATCGCGTTCGCGTTCTACCACGGCAACCTCACGGGGCAGGTGTTCTCGCTCTTTACCATGGCGCTCGCCGCCGCGGAGGTCGCCGTCGGGCTCGGGATCATCCTGGTGCTGTACCGCAACTTCCGTGACGTCGACGTCACGGTTCCGACGACGATGAGGTGGTAA